The sequence CGACAGGTCGAGCTGGCGCGCCGCCGCCGAGATGGAGCCGCTGGTGTGCACCGCCTGCAGCACGTCCATCATCGGATTGCGCAGCAGCGCCTGGCCGCTGGAGCGGCCCGGTGCGCGGGCGGCGAACGCGTATGACAACTCGATCTGTTTCATGGAGCGCGAGTGTGCCCCAAGCGCGTGCCGGGCCGCCGCCGATCGGTCTCGACGTATGAACCGGCCTGCCTATGCACAAGGTTTCATACCGCGTCATTACGTAGCTGAAAAGTCGGGGGGTGCACCTATGCTCTGCGCCCACATGAACACCTTTTCAGACAGCGTCACCACCGCATTGCAGCTGGTGCTTTCAGGCGATCCAGGCCTGTGGGCGGTGGTCGGCCGGTCACTCGCCGTGAGCGCCATGGCCTGTCTGCTGGCCTGCGGCCTGGGCCTTGTGCTCGGTGCCTGGCTGGCGGTGGCGCGGTTTGCGGGGCGGGGCCTGGTGCTCACGCTGCTCAACACCTTTCTGGCCGTGCCATCGGTGGTGGTGGGCCTGGTCATCTATCTCCTGCTGTCACGCTCGGGCCCGCTGGGCTTTCTCGGCTGGTTGTTCAGTTTCCAGGCCATGGTGCTGGCGCAGGCCTGCCTGGTGCTGCCGCTGGTGACCGCGCTCACACGTCAGGTGGTGGAAGACGCTGACCGTGACCATGGCGAGCAACTCTCGTCCATGGGCGCGGGGCCGGTGCTGCGCAGCCTGTTGCTGGCCTGGGACGATCGTTACGCGCTGATCACTGTGTTGCTCACGGCGTTTGGCCGCGCGGTGTCTGAAGTGGGCGCGGTGATGATCGTGGGCGGCAACATCGAAGGTTTCACCCGCGTCATGACCACCGCGATCGCGCTGGAGACCAGCAAGGGTGATCTGCCGCTGGCGCTCGGCCTGGG is a genomic window of Hydrogenophaga sp. RAC07 containing:
- a CDS encoding ABC transporter permease, with product MNTFSDSVTTALQLVLSGDPGLWAVVGRSLAVSAMACLLACGLGLVLGAWLAVARFAGRGLVLTLLNTFLAVPSVVVGLVIYLLLSRSGPLGFLGWLFSFQAMVLAQACLVLPLVTALTRQVVEDADRDHGEQLSSMGAGPVLRSLLLAWDDRYALITVLLTAFGRAVSEVGAVMIVGGNIEGFTRVMTTAIALETSKGDLPLALGLGLMLLAVVLVLNALVSLISRWRERADSADASRLTLVTT